The Methylomonas koyamae genome has a segment encoding these proteins:
- a CDS encoding RecQ family ATP-dependent DNA helicase, which produces MDQQPEKLRARCLCIDIETARHDRLQLREIGAFRPDTGLRLRVAGKAADLADKLDQACAGAAFVLGHNVIAFDQPALSLLHPELALHRLPLVDTLELSPVAFPQNPYHRLVKDYKLCTTTRNDPVRDAELAYELFLDQAAALRQRVAEHPDEALCLHFLLAPENGKGVANFFATLRAALRPALAEAQTAWRRATDGKVCRRAQTHVVNVRLPDPEWHKPLAYVLAWLRVAGANSVLPPWVAANFPQTRELIALLRDSACGDPDCAWCSEQHDLSKLLPRYFPGIDQFRPLPATADGRSLQQAIVENGFAGRPTLAILPTGGGKSLCYQLPALARYYRNGSLTVIVSPLQSLMKDQVDNLESRGITCAGYLNSLLNPLERRIMLDKLRLGDLGLIFVAPEQFRSTAFTKALAQRDIGAWVFDEAHCLSKWGHDFRPDYLYVSRYIKQRQPGKPAPLHCFTATAKPDVVQDIVGHFAGRLGVSLQVLTGGVKRENLWYEVHAVPAPAKYPEVLRLLEQTLRDDGGAIVFCARQKTVEEVAGFLQQAGLDCGYFHGGMLPEEKRRVQEAFIAGELRVIAATNAFGMGVDKADVRLVLHLDTPGSLENYLQEAGRAGRDQQPARCVLLFDEADLDVQFRLLRNSRLSQHDIHAILKALRSIERKDRSEGEVVVTSGEILLEIPDKHGIDPDAADADTKVRIAVAWLEEARLLERRENHTRVFPGSLLVSSLDQARDVLSKKLGPQADIEPYLTLLAQLFACEDDAGISTDDLILATGRDSHRVMQMLRDLDRFQLLSNDTEIGIAFYRDPDSAERLEALRKLEDALVACLREAAPDADREQWQILNVRRLCDTLRRESGVELEPERLSRLMKSFAEAFGGSAGQRGFFALRPGGQDNRYLKLLRDWREIDAIRHKRMRLAQALLHYFADRRQGNNLLVVCKQGDLEAALQADLTLQDLEVRDWNVALAATLVYLDTNEVLHLARGKAVFRAAMSIQLNAEARRRQFKKSDYAELALHYQDKIVQVHVMAEYAKLALGKIQAAMAFIVDYFGMDRAAFVRRYFAGRQDVLEMATTEAAHRRILTDLKNPEQQAIVAAPLEGNYLVLAGPGAGKTRVIVHRVAWLLRECMALPEEIMVLSYNRSAAVEIRKRLWALVGADAGGVSVNTLHGLALRLTGTSYAVAAEHGESVDFAAAIKRAAAYLRQAEAGDEVGPSVRRDRVLSGLRYLLVDEYQDINADHYELISALAGRSIRSEEDRLFLMAVGDDDQNIYAFGGADVSFIKRFSADYQARTFYLLENYRSTAQIIHCASRVIAPARGRMKAGQTLRVDHARREAAPGGEWQDLDSLAQGRVHILAVAADNAAEAEAALAELQRLNRLQSGNPSGYWGRFAVIARNWQNLEMLEALCRRSGIPVRSLRDEYLLDLHSTREGRVLIRLLSSRQRQGRKPRLLLRWGALSRWFRRCYRQAVTAEIAHPYRALLAQFIAEAESAAPGCQLVAANLLDALYEFGSGSQTAGQQINSPLTLLTAHRAKGLEFDHVLVLDGGAWQSAAADERRLFYVAMTRARKTLALCCRQGGRHAFIAECEPLCLKSRGQRVEGLSRALERVWVADPSQVVLSWPGCFAADQPIHRALAGLDWGSELVLRERGNGSEGWELADANGIAVGRMAQAFRPPPGRIVAVRVAAVLGRDKKPGDKAKLRTESWELVLPEIVYVADGA; this is translated from the coding sequence ATGGATCAACAGCCGGAAAAATTACGGGCCCGCTGCCTTTGCATCGATATCGAAACCGCCCGCCACGACCGACTGCAACTGAGAGAAATCGGCGCATTCCGGCCCGATACCGGACTCAGGCTCAGAGTGGCCGGCAAAGCCGCCGATCTGGCGGACAAGCTGGACCAAGCCTGCGCCGGCGCGGCCTTCGTGTTGGGCCACAACGTGATAGCCTTCGACCAACCGGCGCTATCGCTATTGCATCCGGAATTGGCGCTGCACCGGTTGCCGCTGGTCGATACCTTGGAGTTGTCGCCGGTCGCGTTTCCGCAAAATCCCTACCATCGCCTGGTCAAAGACTACAAGCTTTGCACCACGACCCGCAACGATCCGGTCCGCGACGCCGAGTTGGCCTACGAGCTGTTTCTGGACCAGGCCGCCGCCTTGCGCCAACGGGTGGCGGAACATCCCGACGAGGCTTTGTGCCTGCATTTTCTGCTGGCGCCGGAAAACGGCAAAGGCGTTGCCAACTTTTTCGCGACGCTGCGCGCGGCGTTGCGGCCGGCGTTGGCGGAAGCGCAAACCGCGTGGCGGCGGGCGACGGACGGCAAGGTGTGCCGGCGGGCACAGACGCACGTCGTTAACGTTCGCTTACCCGACCCGGAATGGCACAAGCCGCTGGCCTACGTACTGGCTTGGCTGCGCGTGGCCGGCGCCAACTCGGTGTTGCCGCCGTGGGTGGCCGCGAATTTTCCGCAAACCCGCGAGCTGATAGCGCTGCTGCGCGATTCCGCCTGCGGCGATCCGGATTGCGCCTGGTGCAGCGAACAGCACGATTTATCGAAACTATTGCCGCGTTATTTTCCCGGCATCGACCAATTCCGGCCGCTTCCGGCCACCGCGGACGGCCGCTCGCTGCAACAGGCCATCGTCGAAAACGGTTTCGCCGGCAGGCCGACCCTGGCGATTCTACCCACCGGCGGCGGTAAATCCTTGTGTTACCAGTTGCCGGCGTTGGCGCGGTATTACCGAAACGGCAGTCTGACTGTGATCGTTTCGCCGCTGCAATCCTTGATGAAGGACCAGGTCGACAATCTGGAGTCGCGCGGGATTACCTGCGCCGGTTATCTGAACAGCCTGTTGAATCCGCTGGAGCGGCGCATCATGCTCGACAAATTGCGGCTCGGCGATTTGGGCTTGATTTTCGTGGCGCCGGAGCAGTTTCGCAGTACCGCGTTCACCAAGGCTCTGGCCCAGCGCGACATCGGCGCCTGGGTGTTTGACGAGGCGCACTGCCTGTCGAAATGGGGCCACGATTTTCGCCCCGACTACTTGTACGTCTCGCGCTATATCAAACAGCGCCAGCCGGGCAAACCGGCGCCGCTGCATTGCTTTACCGCAACCGCCAAACCGGATGTGGTGCAGGACATCGTCGGCCATTTCGCCGGCCGCCTCGGCGTTTCGCTGCAAGTGCTGACCGGCGGCGTCAAGCGGGAAAACCTGTGGTATGAGGTCCACGCGGTACCGGCCCCGGCCAAATACCCGGAAGTGCTGCGTTTGCTGGAACAAACCTTACGCGACGACGGCGGCGCAATCGTGTTCTGCGCCCGGCAGAAAACGGTCGAGGAGGTCGCCGGGTTTTTGCAGCAGGCCGGTTTGGATTGCGGCTATTTTCACGGCGGCATGCTGCCGGAGGAAAAACGCCGGGTGCAGGAAGCCTTCATCGCCGGCGAATTGCGCGTCATTGCCGCCACCAACGCCTTCGGCATGGGAGTGGATAAGGCCGACGTGCGGCTGGTGTTGCATCTGGACACGCCGGGATCGTTGGAAAACTACTTGCAGGAAGCGGGCCGCGCCGGCCGCGACCAGCAACCGGCCCGTTGCGTGTTGTTGTTCGACGAGGCCGACCTGGATGTGCAATTCCGCTTATTGCGCAATTCCCGCTTGAGCCAGCACGATATCCACGCCATTCTGAAAGCGTTGCGCAGCATCGAGCGCAAAGACCGCAGCGAAGGCGAGGTCGTCGTCACCAGCGGCGAAATCTTGTTGGAGATTCCGGACAAGCACGGCATCGACCCGGACGCCGCCGATGCCGATACCAAGGTCAGGATCGCCGTGGCCTGGCTGGAAGAGGCGCGCTTGCTCGAGCGGCGGGAAAACCATACCCGCGTGTTTCCCGGTAGCCTGTTGGTGTCGAGTCTCGACCAGGCCAGGGATGTGCTCAGCAAGAAGCTCGGGCCGCAGGCGGACATCGAACCTTACCTTACCCTACTGGCGCAGTTGTTCGCTTGCGAGGACGACGCCGGCATCAGCACCGACGACCTGATACTGGCCACCGGCCGCGATTCGCATCGGGTGATGCAAATGTTGCGCGATCTGGACCGGTTCCAATTGCTGTCCAACGATACCGAAATCGGCATCGCCTTTTACCGCGATCCGGACAGCGCCGAGCGGTTGGAAGCGTTGCGCAAATTGGAGGATGCGTTGGTGGCCTGCCTGCGCGAAGCGGCACCGGACGCCGACCGCGAGCAATGGCAGATTTTGAACGTGCGCCGTTTGTGCGACACGCTGCGGCGCGAGTCCGGCGTCGAGTTGGAGCCGGAACGCTTGTCCAGGCTGATGAAATCCTTTGCCGAAGCCTTCGGCGGCAGTGCCGGCCAGCGCGGTTTTTTCGCGTTGCGGCCCGGCGGTCAGGACAACCGTTACCTCAAATTGCTGCGCGACTGGCGCGAAATCGATGCGATTCGCCATAAGCGCATGCGTCTGGCTCAGGCCTTGTTGCATTATTTTGCCGACCGGCGCCAGGGCAACAACTTGCTGGTGGTGTGTAAACAGGGCGATTTGGAAGCCGCGCTGCAGGCCGACCTGACCTTGCAGGATCTGGAGGTGCGCGACTGGAACGTGGCGTTGGCGGCGACTTTGGTCTACCTCGACACCAACGAAGTATTGCATTTGGCCCGCGGCAAAGCGGTGTTTCGCGCGGCGATGAGCATACAGCTCAACGCCGAGGCCAGGCGACGCCAATTCAAGAAATCCGATTACGCCGAATTGGCCTTGCATTACCAGGACAAAATCGTCCAGGTGCACGTGATGGCCGAATACGCCAAGCTGGCGCTGGGCAAAATCCAGGCCGCGATGGCGTTTATCGTCGATTATTTCGGCATGGACCGTGCCGCCTTCGTCCGCCGCTATTTTGCCGGCCGCCAGGACGTGTTGGAAATGGCGACCACCGAGGCCGCGCACCGCCGGATTTTGACCGATCTGAAGAATCCTGAGCAACAGGCGATCGTCGCCGCGCCGCTGGAAGGCAATTATCTGGTCCTGGCCGGCCCCGGCGCCGGCAAGACCCGCGTCATCGTTCACCGCGTGGCCTGGCTGTTGCGCGAATGCATGGCATTGCCGGAAGAAATCATGGTGCTGAGCTATAACCGCTCCGCGGCGGTCGAGATTCGTAAGCGGCTGTGGGCCTTGGTGGGCGCCGATGCCGGCGGCGTCAGCGTCAACACCTTGCACGGCCTGGCGTTGCGATTGACCGGTACCAGTTACGCGGTAGCCGCCGAACACGGCGAAAGCGTGGATTTTGCCGCGGCGATCAAACGGGCGGCGGCCTACTTGCGCCAGGCGGAGGCCGGCGACGAGGTCGGGCCTTCGGTGCGCCGCGACCGCGTGCTGTCAGGGCTGCGCTACCTGTTGGTCGACGAGTACCAGGATATCAATGCCGACCATTACGAATTGATCAGCGCCTTGGCCGGCCGCAGCATCCGCAGCGAGGAAGACCGGTTGTTTCTGATGGCGGTCGGCGACGACGACCAGAACATCTACGCCTTCGGCGGTGCCGACGTTAGCTTTATCAAACGATTCAGCGCCGACTATCAGGCCAGGACCTTCTATCTGCTGGAAAACTACCGGTCCACGGCGCAAATCATCCACTGCGCCAGCCGGGTGATCGCTCCGGCCCGCGGCCGCATGAAAGCCGGGCAGACGTTACGCGTCGACCATGCCCGGCGCGAGGCGGCACCGGGCGGCGAATGGCAGGATTTGGACAGCCTGGCCCAAGGCCGGGTGCATATCCTGGCGGTCGCGGCCGACAACGCCGCCGAAGCCGAAGCGGCCTTGGCAGAACTGCAACGCCTAAACCGGCTGCAGTCCGGCAACCCGTCCGGCTATTGGGGCCGGTTCGCCGTGATTGCCCGCAATTGGCAAAATCTGGAGATGCTGGAGGCGTTATGCCGGCGGAGCGGAATTCCGGTACGTTCGCTGCGCGACGAGTATTTGCTCGATCTGCACAGCACGCGCGAAGGCCGGGTTTTGATCCGCTTGTTGAGCAGCCGGCAACGGCAGGGCCGCAAACCGCGGTTGTTGTTGCGCTGGGGAGCGCTGTCGCGTTGGTTTCGCCGTTGTTACCGGCAAGCGGTCACGGCGGAGATAGCGCATCCGTACCGCGCGCTGTTGGCGCAATTCATCGCCGAAGCCGAATCCGCCGCGCCCGGCTGCCAACTGGTCGCCGCCAATTTGCTGGACGCGCTGTACGAGTTCGGTTCCGGCAGCCAGACCGCCGGCCAGCAAATCAACTCGCCGTTGACATTGCTGACCGCTCACCGCGCCAAAGGGCTGGAGTTCGACCACGTATTGGTATTGGACGGCGGCGCGTGGCAATCCGCCGCCGCCGACGAGCGGCGCTTGTTTTACGTGGCGATGACGCGCGCCCGCAAAACGCTGGCCTTATGCTGCCGCCAAGGCGGGCGCCATGCTTTTATTGCCGAATGCGAACCGCTATGTCTGAAAAGCCGGGGCCAACGGGTCGAGGGCCTTAGCCGCGCATTGGAGCGAGTCTGGGTTGCCGACCCGTCGCAGGTAGTGTTGTCCTGGCCCGGCTGTTTTGCCGCCGACCAGCCGATACACCGGGCGCTGGCCGGCTTGGATTGGGGCAGCGAACTGGTGTTGCGCGAACGCGGCAACGGCAGCGAGGGTTGGGAACTGGCCGACGCCAACGGCATCGCGGTCGGCCGTATGGCCCAGGCATTCCGGCCGCCGCCCGGCCGCATCGTCGCGGTCAGAGTGGCGGCGGTGCTGGGGCGGGATAAAAAGCCGGGCGACAAAGCCAAGCTCAGAACCGAATCCTGGGAACTGGTTTTGCCGGAAATCGTGTACGTCGCCGACGGTGCTTAA
- a CDS encoding single-stranded DNA-binding protein, whose amino-acid sequence MLNKVMLIGRLGADPEVRYMPSGDAITTIRLATSRRWKDRNTNERKEETEWHRVVFFSGLAKIAGEYLKKGSQVYVDGRIRTQKWQGQDGQDRYTTEIVAENMHMLDSRSGGTASYADSNTPPPSAYDNRPAGGAGSPAPSGPAAYDDFDDDIPF is encoded by the coding sequence ATGCTGAACAAAGTTATGCTGATCGGCCGCCTCGGCGCCGATCCGGAAGTACGCTATATGCCGAGCGGCGATGCTATTACCACGATCCGCCTGGCGACCAGCCGCCGCTGGAAAGACCGCAATACCAACGAGCGCAAGGAAGAAACCGAATGGCACCGGGTGGTGTTTTTCAGCGGTTTGGCCAAAATCGCCGGCGAGTACTTGAAAAAAGGCAGCCAGGTTTACGTCGATGGCCGTATCCGCACTCAAAAATGGCAGGGCCAGGACGGCCAGGACCGCTACACCACCGAAATCGTCGCCGAAAACATGCATATGTTGGATAGCCGTAGCGGCGGCACCGCCAGCTACGCCGACAGCAACACGCCGCCGCCGAGCGCCTACGACAACCGTCCGGCCGGCGGTGCCGGCAGCCCGGCCCCATCCGGCCCGGCCGCTTACGACGATTTCGACGACGACATTCCGTTCTAG
- a CDS encoding MFS transporter codes for MTQVQDITSPMTATEKRATVSLASIYALRMLGLFMLLPVLSLFTEQMPGSTPKLVGLTMGIYGLTQAILQIPFGLLSDRFSRKTVIVIGLVLFVVGSVWAALATDIYGVLIGRALQGCGAISAAVMALLADLTQEVHRTKAMATIGASIGVSFGVAITLGPIIAHQFGIAGIFWMIALLAALAILVILFVVPNPEKISTHRDAEYIPSELSTVITNPELLRLNYGIFALHLILMASFVVVPLLMRDAGLHGGSHWMVYLPVLVTSMAGIIPFVIIAEKKRKMKPVFLGAIATLVVANLGFVALHGQLVGLIACLWIFFCGFNLLEATLPSLISKTAPGDLKGTAMGIYSSGQFLGAFLGGAAGGWLYGEHGAAAVFLFSAGVAASWALIAAFMSPPRYWANLLLPLQGVSAERGSEFSKQLLAIAGVEEVRLHFEEQAAYLKVDSQRLDKDQLNQFLQQWR; via the coding sequence TTGACACAGGTTCAGGATATTACCAGTCCGATGACGGCCACGGAGAAACGGGCGACCGTGTCGCTGGCCAGTATCTATGCGCTTAGAATGCTGGGTTTGTTCATGCTGCTGCCGGTATTGTCGTTGTTTACCGAACAAATGCCCGGTTCCACGCCAAAACTGGTCGGTTTGACCATGGGTATTTACGGTTTGACCCAAGCCATTTTGCAGATTCCGTTCGGCCTGCTGTCCGACCGCTTCAGCCGCAAGACCGTGATCGTGATCGGTTTGGTGTTGTTCGTGGTCGGCAGCGTCTGGGCCGCCTTGGCCACCGATATTTACGGCGTGCTGATTGGCCGGGCCTTGCAGGGCTGTGGGGCGATTTCGGCGGCGGTAATGGCGTTGCTGGCCGACTTGACCCAGGAAGTACACCGCACCAAAGCCATGGCGACGATAGGCGCCAGCATCGGCGTTTCGTTCGGCGTCGCCATCACGCTGGGCCCGATCATCGCCCACCAATTCGGCATCGCCGGCATTTTCTGGATGATTGCCTTGCTGGCGGCGCTGGCGATACTGGTGATTCTGTTCGTCGTGCCCAACCCGGAAAAGATCAGCACCCACCGCGACGCCGAATACATCCCGTCGGAGTTGAGCACGGTCATTACCAATCCCGAACTGCTGCGCTTGAATTACGGCATCTTTGCCTTGCACTTGATCCTGATGGCCAGCTTCGTCGTCGTGCCGTTGCTGATGCGCGACGCCGGCCTGCATGGCGGCAGCCATTGGATGGTGTATTTGCCGGTGTTGGTGACGTCGATGGCCGGCATCATTCCGTTCGTCATCATCGCCGAGAAGAAACGCAAAATGAAGCCGGTGTTTCTCGGCGCCATCGCCACCCTGGTCGTCGCCAACCTCGGCTTCGTGGCGTTGCACGGCCAACTGGTCGGCCTGATCGCCTGTTTGTGGATTTTCTTCTGCGGCTTCAATTTGCTGGAAGCGACCTTGCCGTCGTTGATCTCGAAAACCGCGCCGGGCGATTTGAAGGGTACCGCGATGGGGATTTACTCCAGCGGCCAATTCCTCGGCGCCTTCCTGGGCGGCGCGGCCGGCGGTTGGTTGTACGGCGAACACGGCGCCGCCGCCGTGTTCCTGTTCTCGGCCGGGGTGGCCGCCAGTTGGGCTTTGATCGCCGCCTTCATGTCGCCGCCGCGTTATTGGGCCAACCTGCTGCTGCCGTTGCAAGGCGTGTCCGCCGAACGCGGTAGCGAGTTTTCCAAACAATTGCTGGCGATTGCCGGCGTCGAGGAAGTGCGCTTGCATTTCGAAGAACAGGCGGCTTATCTCAAGGTCGACAGCCAGCGGCTGGATAAAGACCAACTCAACCAATTTTTACAGCAATGGCGTTAG
- a CDS encoding putative lipoprotein, whose protein sequence is MTRFTLAKFAALLLSGSLLGACSFSTSSESAFDSASSSFASSSDSSGDAKEKYESDVADYTADFVTSSSGTLDSFRVRLGELAEKHAITDWENDRYTYHGIGRGLRQAKLGKPQISAFSESLSRNDPMKKQAIEDGLKK, encoded by the coding sequence ATGACCCGTTTTACCCTTGCCAAATTCGCGGCCTTGCTGCTCAGCGGTAGCCTGCTCGGCGCCTGCTCGTTTTCCACCAGTTCGGAAAGCGCGTTCGACAGCGCCTCCAGCTCGTTCGCATCCAGCTCCGATTCGTCCGGCGACGCCAAGGAAAAATACGAATCCGACGTCGCCGATTACACAGCCGATTTCGTGACCAGCTCCAGCGGCACGCTGGACAGTTTCCGGGTCCGGCTCGGCGAACTCGCCGAGAAACACGCCATCACCGATTGGGAGAACGACCGCTATACCTACCACGGCATCGGCCGCGGCCTGCGCCAGGCCAAACTCGGCAAGCCGCAAATCTCGGCGTTCAGCGAGAGCTTGAGCCGGAACGATCCGATGAAAAAACAAGCCATCGAAGACGGCCTGAAAAAATAA
- a CDS encoding amidohydrolase family protein encodes MIIDGHRHIVDSFEPILAEMDAFGIDKTVLVGIGVRDLGPVTIADSWVFRWHFLFRTLGMLKARQLVSSPTFQHNLLPHPRNDAVLAAIGQRPDRFLGFAFINPESAQAAQELQRCLALGMCGLKLALVQYPTDLGGGKMVALCEIAAGHGIPVFMHLGLTAASSRADALVKAFPKLRFVIAHAGVQCFAEILALARRCDNVFVDTSSHIATAGKIRQLCAKLGAGKLIFGSDIPVMCGGLAEALTKIDALTIPASEKAKILGGNLLNILPSVSTPTR; translated from the coding sequence ATGATCATCGACGGCCATCGCCATATCGTGGATAGTTTCGAGCCGATTCTGGCGGAAATGGACGCCTTCGGCATAGACAAGACCGTGCTGGTCGGCATCGGCGTCCGCGATCTGGGCCCGGTGACGATTGCCGACTCCTGGGTGTTTCGCTGGCATTTTCTGTTTCGAACCCTGGGCATGTTGAAGGCACGGCAACTGGTGTCGTCGCCGACTTTCCAACACAATCTGTTGCCCCATCCACGCAACGATGCGGTGCTGGCGGCTATCGGGCAACGGCCGGATCGCTTCCTGGGTTTTGCCTTCATCAATCCGGAATCGGCCCAAGCCGCGCAGGAGTTGCAGCGCTGTCTGGCGCTGGGCATGTGCGGACTGAAATTGGCCTTGGTGCAATATCCGACCGATCTGGGGGGCGGCAAAATGGTCGCGCTGTGCGAAATCGCGGCCGGACACGGCATTCCGGTGTTCATGCATCTGGGCTTGACCGCAGCCAGCTCCCGCGCCGACGCCTTGGTTAAGGCCTTTCCAAAGCTCCGGTTCGTCATCGCCCATGCCGGGGTACAATGTTTCGCCGAAATCCTGGCTTTGGCCCGCCGCTGCGACAACGTATTTGTCGACACCTCCAGCCACATCGCCACCGCCGGCAAGATTCGGCAGTTGTGCGCCAAGCTAGGCGCCGGCAAATTGATTTTTGGATCGGATATTCCGGTGATGTGCGGCGGCTTGGCCGAGGCCTTGACCAAAATCGACGCGTTGACCATCCCCGCTTCCGAAAAAGCCAAAATCCTCGGCGGCAATCTGCTCAATATTTTGCCGTCTGTCTCCACCCCAACCCGGTAA